The following proteins come from a genomic window of Microbacterium sulfonylureivorans:
- a CDS encoding DUF2332 domain-containing protein, whose protein sequence is MDTDATAAIAAFYEDFGRRWAHGTSPLYEHWALGVSTDGEVLSRLALLAKPKQQPNLVFASARWEGAPLVRYPELRPWLLDHWDLLVATGDTRTVQTNEVNRCATWLPPLARIDRPLALLEVGAAAGLCLFPDRCSAEYATPSGVRRVDPPTGRSDVVLACTVDDEASVPTRHPDVVWRRGIDLDPIDAADADAIDWLANLVWPGPDHDPRVARLRAAAAVAASDPPEIVRGDLLERLTDVAAAAPSDATLVVFHSAVLLYLDAGERRRFADLIGGLGPAIDRDVVWLSNETTGTLPEIDAQVPEGTATDHRFVQTWNGRAIALAGQHGATYETRPFAG, encoded by the coding sequence GTGGACACCGACGCCACCGCAGCGATCGCGGCCTTCTACGAGGACTTCGGCCGCCGGTGGGCGCACGGCACGTCTCCGCTCTACGAGCACTGGGCGCTGGGTGTCTCGACCGACGGCGAGGTGCTCTCCCGCCTGGCACTGCTCGCAAAGCCCAAGCAGCAGCCGAACCTCGTGTTCGCATCCGCCCGCTGGGAGGGCGCGCCGCTCGTCCGGTACCCGGAGCTGCGACCGTGGCTGCTCGACCACTGGGACCTCCTCGTCGCCACCGGCGACACCCGCACGGTGCAGACGAACGAGGTCAACCGCTGCGCGACATGGCTCCCTCCCCTGGCGCGGATCGACCGGCCGCTCGCGCTCCTCGAGGTCGGCGCCGCCGCCGGACTCTGCCTCTTCCCCGATCGCTGCAGCGCCGAGTACGCGACCCCGTCCGGGGTTCGACGGGTCGATCCGCCCACCGGGCGGAGCGACGTCGTCCTCGCATGCACGGTGGACGACGAGGCATCCGTCCCCACCCGGCACCCGGACGTGGTCTGGCGCCGCGGGATCGACCTCGATCCGATCGACGCCGCTGACGCGGACGCGATCGACTGGCTCGCCAACCTCGTGTGGCCCGGACCCGACCACGATCCGCGCGTCGCCCGGCTGCGCGCGGCGGCGGCGGTCGCGGCATCCGATCCCCCCGAGATCGTGCGCGGCGACCTTCTCGAGAGACTGACGGATGTCGCGGCCGCCGCTCCCTCCGACGCCACCCTCGTCGTGTTCCACAGCGCCGTGCTGCTGTATCTCGACGCCGGGGAGCGCCGCCGGTTCGCCGACCTGATCGGCGGGCTCGGGCCGGCGATCGATCGCGACGTGGTGTGGCTGTCGAACGAGACCACGGGGACGCTGCCCGAGATCGACGCCCAGGTTCCGGAGGGCACCGCGACCGACCATCGGTTCGTGCAGACCTGGAACGGGCGCGCGATCGCCCTCGCCGGGCAGCACGGCGCTACCTACGAGACGCGGCCGTTCGCGGGCTGA
- a CDS encoding NADH:flavin oxidoreductase/NADH oxidase: MSILFTPLSLRDITLRNRLWVSPMCQYSAVDGVPQEWHHTHLAQFASGGAGLVIAEATAVSPEGRISPEDTGLWNDAQRDAWAPIVAAVHARGAVAGVQLAHAGRKASTWSPFSGHRGSVPVADGGWQTVAPSAIAFDGFAAPVALDLGGIDRVVSDFADAARRAIAAGFEVLEIHAAHGYLLHQFLSPLSNARDDEYGGSLENRARLLLRVVGAVRDAAPAAPLLVRFSATDWAGGGWDADQTATVARWAADRGADFFDISSGGLVAHQRITPGPGYQVDLAAHVRRTAGVPVSAVGMIDEPGLAEQVVAAGDADAVMAGREWLRDPHYALRAAAELGADIDYWPKQYVRARLG; the protein is encoded by the coding sequence ATGAGCATCCTCTTCACGCCCCTGTCGTTGCGCGACATCACCCTGCGGAACCGCCTGTGGGTCTCGCCGATGTGCCAGTACAGCGCGGTCGACGGCGTGCCGCAGGAGTGGCACCACACCCACCTCGCCCAGTTCGCGTCGGGCGGCGCCGGCCTCGTCATCGCGGAGGCCACCGCGGTCTCCCCCGAGGGCCGCATCTCGCCCGAGGACACCGGCCTGTGGAACGACGCGCAGCGCGACGCCTGGGCGCCGATCGTCGCAGCCGTGCACGCGCGAGGCGCGGTGGCCGGCGTGCAGCTGGCCCATGCCGGACGCAAGGCCTCGACCTGGTCGCCGTTCTCAGGCCACCGCGGCTCGGTGCCGGTCGCCGACGGAGGGTGGCAGACCGTGGCACCCTCGGCGATCGCGTTCGACGGCTTCGCCGCGCCGGTCGCGCTCGACCTCGGCGGCATCGACCGGGTCGTCTCCGACTTCGCCGATGCCGCGCGCCGCGCCATCGCCGCGGGGTTCGAGGTGCTCGAGATCCACGCAGCCCACGGCTACCTCCTGCACCAGTTCCTCTCGCCGCTGTCGAACGCGCGCGACGACGAGTACGGCGGCTCGCTCGAGAACCGCGCACGCCTGCTCCTGCGCGTGGTCGGTGCGGTGCGGGATGCCGCGCCCGCCGCACCGCTGCTCGTGCGCTTCTCCGCCACGGACTGGGCCGGCGGCGGCTGGGACGCCGACCAGACGGCGACCGTCGCACGCTGGGCGGCCGACCGCGGCGCCGACTTCTTCGACATCTCCAGCGGCGGCCTCGTCGCCCACCAGCGCATCACGCCCGGCCCCGGGTATCAGGTCGACCTCGCCGCCCACGTCCGCCGGACTGCCGGCGTGCCGGTGAGCGCCGTAGGCATGATCGACGAGCCCGGCCTCGCGGAACAGGTCGTCGCCGCAGGCGACGCCGACGCGGTCATGGCCGGCCGCGAATGGCTGCGCGATCCGCACTACGCCCTGCGGGCGGCCGCCGAGCTCGGCGCCGACATCGACTACTGGCCGAAGCAGTACGTGCGGGCCCGCCTCGGCTGA
- a CDS encoding MFS transporter: MTSSTLTRGAATWALLSLAVGSFGIGMTEFVVMGLLPNIASDLLPTQWATSPEDAIAQAGWLISLYALGVVIGAPTIAGAVAKYPRHRVMIGLALALTVFNALTFLAPTYEWVAVSRLLAGLPHGAYFGIGALVAAEVLGPGQRAKGVSFVLTGLTIANVVGVPLGTYLGQQVGWRSAFMVVAGIFAAATILIAFFVPEHPGDPGRTLRAELKVFRIGQVWLALGVGAIGFGGFFAVYTYVAPMVTEVAGSPEWVVPIVLVVMGLGMTIGNLVGGRLADVDLKRTLVGGLVALSVVLALLALTSHWIWALGFFVFLTGFTSSALSPTIQTRLMDVAQDNQSIAAALNHSALNIGNSLGALLGGVVIAVGWGFVAPAWVGVALALGGLAVALASLASERARGIVLSN, from the coding sequence GTGACCTCCTCGACTCTGACGAGGGGTGCGGCGACGTGGGCGCTCCTCTCCCTCGCCGTCGGCAGCTTCGGCATCGGCATGACCGAATTCGTCGTGATGGGCCTGCTGCCGAACATCGCCTCCGATCTGCTGCCCACTCAGTGGGCGACGAGCCCCGAAGACGCGATCGCGCAGGCCGGCTGGCTCATCAGCCTCTACGCACTCGGCGTCGTGATCGGCGCGCCGACGATCGCCGGTGCGGTCGCCAAGTATCCGCGGCATCGCGTGATGATCGGCCTCGCGCTCGCGCTCACGGTCTTCAACGCGCTGACCTTCCTCGCTCCGACGTACGAGTGGGTCGCGGTCTCCCGCCTGCTGGCCGGGCTTCCGCACGGGGCCTACTTCGGCATCGGCGCCCTCGTGGCCGCGGAGGTGCTCGGGCCCGGTCAGCGGGCGAAGGGCGTCTCGTTCGTCCTCACCGGCCTCACGATCGCGAATGTGGTCGGCGTCCCGCTCGGCACCTATCTCGGCCAGCAGGTCGGATGGCGTTCGGCGTTCATGGTGGTCGCGGGCATCTTCGCCGCCGCCACGATCCTCATCGCGTTCTTCGTGCCGGAGCATCCGGGCGACCCCGGCCGCACCCTCCGCGCGGAGCTCAAGGTCTTCCGCATCGGACAGGTCTGGCTGGCGCTGGGTGTCGGCGCGATCGGGTTCGGCGGATTCTTCGCCGTCTACACGTACGTCGCGCCCATGGTGACCGAGGTCGCCGGGTCACCCGAGTGGGTGGTGCCGATCGTGCTCGTGGTCATGGGCCTCGGCATGACGATCGGCAACCTCGTCGGCGGCCGCCTGGCCGACGTCGACCTCAAGCGCACGCTCGTCGGGGGGCTCGTCGCACTCTCCGTCGTGCTCGCCCTCCTCGCGCTGACGTCGCACTGGATCTGGGCGCTCGGATTCTTCGTGTTCCTCACCGGGTTCACGTCGTCGGCCCTGAGCCCGACCATCCAGACGCGACTCATGGACGTCGCGCAGGACAACCAGTCGATCGCCGCGGCGCTGAACCACTCGGCGCTCAACATCGGCAACAGCCTCGGCGCGCTCCTCGGCGGCGTCGTGATCGCGGTCGGCTGGGGGTTCGTCGCTCCGGCGTGGGTCGGCGTCGCCCTCGCGCTCGGCGGCCTCGCCGTGGCGCTCGCGAGCCTCGCGTCCGAGCGCGCGCGGGGCATCGTGCTCTCGAACTGA
- the metX gene encoding homoserine O-acetyltransferase MetX: protein MDWQTSEDTVPSAPVTEADARLLLGRPPATGAWRDGDPVGERHFAAFGSFRTEGGRELPAYRLAYETWGVLNPARDNAVLILHALTGDSHVRGPAGPGHPTTGWWDEIVGPGAPIDTDRWFVVAPNMLGGCQGSTGPASIGPDGYEWASRFPYLTIRDQVAAQVRLADALGIDVWAGVVGGSMGGMHALEWAVGLPDRVERVGILSAPPVNTADQIALNSVQIEAVRIDPRYQAGEYYDAADGDGPNRGLALARRMALLNYRSPTELNQRFQRSWQSGVSPLGHGGRFAVESYLDFHGNKFTRRFDANSYVTLVEAMNSHDVGRDRGGIEDALARVTATALVLGIDSDRLFPIDGQHRIAKGIRRTLDGDRSVVLASDFGHDGFLIETHTVGSHLRRLLEG, encoded by the coding sequence ATGGACTGGCAGACCTCCGAAGACACCGTGCCCTCGGCACCGGTGACGGAGGCCGACGCCCGCCTGCTGCTCGGACGCCCGCCGGCGACGGGCGCGTGGCGCGACGGCGACCCGGTCGGCGAGCGGCATTTCGCCGCCTTCGGCTCGTTCCGCACCGAGGGCGGACGCGAGCTCCCCGCCTACCGACTGGCCTACGAGACGTGGGGCGTGCTCAACCCGGCGCGCGACAATGCGGTGCTGATCCTGCACGCCCTCACGGGTGACAGTCACGTGCGCGGCCCCGCCGGGCCGGGGCATCCGACCACCGGCTGGTGGGACGAGATCGTCGGCCCGGGAGCGCCGATCGACACCGACCGCTGGTTCGTGGTCGCCCCCAACATGCTCGGCGGATGCCAGGGATCCACGGGCCCGGCCAGTATCGGGCCCGACGGGTACGAATGGGCATCACGGTTCCCGTATCTGACGATCCGCGACCAGGTCGCCGCCCAGGTGCGCCTGGCCGACGCCCTCGGCATCGATGTGTGGGCCGGTGTCGTCGGCGGATCCATGGGCGGGATGCACGCGCTCGAGTGGGCCGTGGGGCTGCCCGACCGCGTGGAGCGCGTCGGCATCCTGTCGGCGCCGCCCGTCAACACCGCCGACCAGATCGCGCTCAACTCGGTGCAGATCGAGGCCGTCCGCATCGACCCGCGGTACCAGGCGGGCGAGTACTACGACGCCGCCGACGGCGACGGCCCGAACCGCGGCCTGGCTCTCGCCCGCCGCATGGCGCTGCTGAACTACCGCTCCCCGACCGAGCTCAACCAGCGGTTCCAGCGCTCGTGGCAGTCCGGAGTGAGCCCGCTCGGCCACGGCGGACGCTTCGCGGTGGAGTCGTACCTGGACTTCCACGGCAACAAGTTCACGCGCCGGTTCGACGCGAACAGCTATGTCACCCTCGTCGAGGCGATGAACTCGCACGACGTCGGCCGCGACCGCGGCGGCATCGAGGACGCGCTCGCGCGCGTGACCGCGACGGCGCTCGTCCTCGGCATCGACAGCGACCGCCTCTTCCCCATCGACGGGCAGCACCGGATCGCCAAGGGCATCCGACGAACCCTCGACGGGGACCGCTCGGTCGTGCTCGCGAGCGACTTCGGCCACGACGGGTTCCTCATCGAGACCCACACCGTCGGGTCCCACCTGCGGCGTCTGCTCGAGGGCTGA
- a CDS encoding NUDIX domain-containing protein: MPEPTPTPDRALRALADSMTDSRARRPEDASDPGIPVAATVVILRDAARGPEVLLLERPDRGSFAGAWVFPGGKLEVDDRLAEDEPEEDAARRAGVRETSEESGLVLDPDALVTISCWDPPPGIALRIRTWFFAVSAPDAPLALAAEEAVAAEWVTPTDMLARHGRGEVTLYPPTWVTLHDLAGHADVSSVLATARLGGVRRFETVARRGADGPLLLWDGDAEYDPDAAAEASAARHRLEIGALPWRYTRIAR; encoded by the coding sequence ATGCCCGAGCCGACGCCGACTCCCGACCGGGCGCTGCGCGCGCTCGCCGACTCCATGACGGATTCGCGGGCCCGTCGGCCCGAGGACGCGTCGGACCCTGGCATCCCCGTGGCGGCGACCGTCGTGATCCTGCGCGACGCCGCCCGCGGGCCCGAGGTGCTGCTGCTCGAGCGGCCCGATCGCGGATCGTTCGCGGGGGCATGGGTCTTTCCCGGCGGCAAGCTCGAAGTCGACGACCGCCTCGCCGAGGACGAGCCGGAAGAGGACGCCGCGCGCCGCGCGGGCGTGCGCGAGACGTCGGAGGAGTCCGGCCTCGTCCTCGATCCCGATGCGCTCGTGACGATCTCGTGCTGGGATCCGCCGCCCGGCATCGCGCTGCGGATCCGCACGTGGTTCTTCGCGGTCTCCGCGCCGGACGCCCCGCTGGCGCTCGCCGCCGAGGAGGCCGTCGCGGCGGAGTGGGTGACGCCGACGGACATGCTCGCCCGGCACGGGCGCGGCGAAGTCACCCTGTACCCGCCGACGTGGGTCACTCTCCACGATCTCGCCGGGCATGCCGACGTCTCGTCCGTCCTCGCGACGGCGCGACTCGGCGGGGTCCGGCGCTTCGAGACCGTCGCGCGGCGCGGTGCCGATGGACCGCTGCTGCTGTGGGACGGTGACGCCGAATACGATCCGGATGCCGCGGCCGAGGCATCCGCTGCCCGCCACCGGCTCGAGATCGGCGCTCTGCCGTGGCGGTACACGCGCATCGCCCGGTGA
- a CDS encoding hemolysin family protein — MDYVMLGVGLLLTVGTGLFVASEFALVNLDRADLEARQAAGETRLALTISALKITSTHLSSAQLGITLTTLLTGYTMEPAISNLLRPVFTAWGLPEGLVSPLAVIIAVSIATIFSMIIGELVPKNFALAIPRQTAKLVIPFQTAFTTVFRPAIFVLNGSANGVLRSFGIEPKEELSGARTAEELSSLVRRSASAGVLEEDTASLLDRSLTFARLSAADVMTPRPSIHAVAADDTAEDVIQLARRTGHSRFPVYDDSMDDITGVVHLKAAVGVPRARRADVPAAALATEPLRIPEAVHLDALVSELRARGYQMAVVVDEYGGTAGVVTLEDLVEEIVGEVLDEHDRRRAGVVRAEGSVSFPGELRPDEVRDRTGIRIPEGDVYDTVGGFIMSELERIPVVGDAIEVEDGTIEVQRMDGRRVDRVRFTPSPMPHDDAATEGGERR; from the coding sequence ATGGATTACGTCATGCTGGGCGTGGGGCTCCTGCTCACGGTCGGGACCGGCCTGTTCGTCGCGAGTGAGTTCGCGCTGGTCAACCTCGACCGCGCCGACCTCGAGGCCCGCCAGGCCGCCGGCGAAACCAGGCTCGCGCTGACGATCAGCGCATTGAAGATCACATCGACGCACCTGTCGAGCGCGCAGCTGGGAATCACGCTGACGACGCTGCTCACCGGTTACACGATGGAGCCGGCGATCTCGAACCTGCTGCGCCCGGTGTTCACCGCATGGGGTCTGCCCGAGGGGCTGGTGAGTCCGCTCGCGGTCATCATCGCCGTATCGATCGCCACGATCTTCTCGATGATCATCGGCGAGCTCGTCCCGAAGAACTTCGCTCTCGCGATCCCGCGGCAGACGGCCAAGCTCGTGATCCCGTTCCAGACGGCGTTCACGACGGTGTTCCGACCGGCGATCTTCGTGCTCAACGGCAGCGCGAACGGCGTGCTCCGCTCGTTCGGCATCGAGCCGAAGGAGGAGCTGTCGGGCGCCCGCACCGCCGAGGAGCTCTCCAGCCTGGTCCGCCGCTCGGCCAGCGCCGGCGTGCTCGAGGAGGACACGGCATCCCTCCTCGACCGCAGCCTGACCTTCGCCCGCCTGAGCGCCGCCGATGTGATGACGCCGCGGCCCAGCATCCACGCCGTCGCCGCCGACGACACCGCCGAGGACGTGATCCAGCTCGCTCGGCGCACAGGCCACAGTCGCTTTCCGGTGTACGACGACTCGATGGACGACATCACCGGCGTCGTCCACCTGAAGGCCGCCGTCGGCGTGCCGCGGGCCCGTCGCGCAGACGTGCCGGCCGCGGCGCTCGCGACGGAGCCGCTGCGCATCCCCGAGGCGGTCCACCTCGACGCCCTCGTGTCGGAGCTTCGCGCCCGCGGCTACCAGATGGCCGTCGTGGTCGACGAGTACGGCGGCACCGCCGGCGTCGTCACCCTCGAGGATCTCGTCGAGGAGATCGTCGGCGAAGTGCTCGACGAGCACGACCGCCGCCGCGCCGGCGTGGTCCGAGCCGAGGGGTCGGTCAGCTTCCCCGGCGAGCTCCGCCCCGACGAGGTGCGCGACCGCACGGGCATCCGCATCCCCGAAGGCGACGTGTACGACACCGTCGGCGGCTTCATCATGAGCGAGCTCGAGCGGATCCCCGTCGTGGGAGACGCGATCGAGGTCGAGGACGGGACGATCGAGGTGCAGCGCATGGACGGCCGGCGCGTCGACCGGGTGCGCTTCACGCCCTCGCCGATGCCGCACGACGACGCGGCGACCGAAGGGGGTGAGCGTCGATGA
- a CDS encoding ADP-dependent NAD(P)H-hydrate dehydratase gives MTRSWTVEDTGRALRRPTAADDKYSRGVLGVRTGSDAYPGAAVLGVEAAWRAGVGMVRYVGPARPTGLVLARRPETVAADGRVQAWLMGSGTDASTRARGETEALRGILHDTDPVIVDAGALDLAADGTAPRILTPHAREHARLRSALGLATAGPDRVVAARETADATGAVVLLKGAVTVVASPDGSAFEVVAGTAWLATAGTGDVLAGVIGALVAGAVAGGRVTDAASLASLAAAAAWLHGHAGRLASAERGGGPITALDVADELPRAVAEALDAV, from the coding sequence ATGACGCGGTCATGGACGGTGGAGGACACGGGACGCGCCCTCCGGAGGCCAACGGCCGCCGACGACAAGTATTCCCGAGGCGTCCTGGGTGTCCGCACCGGCTCCGATGCCTATCCGGGCGCCGCGGTCCTGGGAGTCGAAGCGGCCTGGCGTGCGGGCGTGGGCATGGTGAGGTACGTCGGACCGGCACGTCCGACGGGACTCGTCCTCGCCCGGCGCCCCGAGACGGTCGCGGCCGACGGGCGGGTGCAGGCCTGGCTGATGGGCTCGGGAACGGATGCCTCGACCCGCGCCCGGGGCGAGACCGAGGCGCTGCGCGGCATCCTCCACGACACCGACCCGGTGATCGTCGACGCGGGCGCGCTCGATCTCGCCGCGGACGGTACGGCCCCGCGCATCCTGACCCCGCATGCCCGCGAGCACGCCCGGCTGCGGTCGGCGCTCGGGCTCGCGACGGCCGGACCCGATCGTGTCGTCGCGGCCCGCGAGACGGCGGATGCGACCGGCGCCGTGGTGCTGCTCAAGGGCGCGGTGACCGTTGTCGCGTCGCCCGACGGGTCGGCGTTCGAGGTCGTGGCGGGAACCGCGTGGCTCGCCACGGCCGGCACGGGCGACGTCCTGGCCGGCGTGATCGGCGCGCTCGTGGCGGGTGCCGTTGCCGGCGGACGAGTGACGGATGCCGCGTCCCTCGCCTCGCTCGCGGCAGCGGCGGCCTGGCTGCACGGACACGCGGGACGCCTGGCGTCCGCCGAGCGCGGTGGGGGACCGATCACGGCGCTCGACGTCGCGGACGAGCTGCCCCGCGCCGTCGCCGAGGCGCTCGACGCCGTCTGA
- a CDS encoding thiamine-binding protein: protein MLVAFSVAPGGTGNADGSVHDAVAAAVRVVRASGLPHRTTSMFTEIEGEWDEVFDVVRRATEAVQPYGSRVSLVLKADIRPGYSGELDGKVERLEAAIDEQTGDDSEA, encoded by the coding sequence ATGCTCGTCGCCTTCTCCGTCGCCCCCGGCGGCACCGGCAACGCCGACGGCTCCGTCCACGACGCCGTCGCCGCTGCGGTCCGCGTCGTCCGCGCGAGCGGCCTGCCCCACCGCACGACGTCGATGTTCACCGAGATCGAGGGGGAGTGGGACGAGGTCTTCGACGTCGTGCGCCGCGCCACCGAGGCCGTGCAGCCGTACGGCTCGCGGGTGTCGCTCGTGCTCAAGGCCGACATCCGCCCGGGATACTCGGGCGAGCTCGACGGCAAGGTCGAGCGGCTCGAGGCGGCGATCGACGAGCAGACGGGCGACGACTCCGAGGCGTGA
- a CDS encoding hemolysin family protein produces the protein MSDWAGIAWLVVLLAFNAFFVGAEFAVISARRSQIEPLAEKGSRSARTALYAMEHATLMLATSQLGITICSLLILNVSEPAIHHLLAEPLGLTGWSEGVVDAVAFVIALLAVSYLHVVFGEMVPKNLAFSVPDRAVLMLATPLVWVSKVFHPVIVTLNWIANHVVRLFRVEPKDEAASTFTLEEVATIVNQSRIEGVLDDVAGTVAAAVEFTDKKAGDIAVPLADLVTLPATTTPDRIERAVAKHGFSRYVIVDAAGAPLGYVHLKDILQAAEGADAEAAVARPIPSKRIHHMVPVLETTDLEDALAVMRRAGRHLAQVRDSEGRTTAVLFLEDIIEELIGEVQDATRRGLR, from the coding sequence ATGAGCGATTGGGCGGGTATCGCCTGGCTGGTCGTGCTGCTGGCCTTCAACGCCTTCTTCGTCGGAGCGGAGTTCGCCGTCATCTCCGCGCGCCGTTCGCAGATCGAGCCGCTCGCCGAGAAGGGGTCGCGCTCGGCCAGGACCGCGCTCTACGCGATGGAGCACGCGACGCTCATGCTCGCGACCAGCCAGCTCGGCATCACGATCTGCTCGCTCCTGATCCTGAACGTGTCGGAGCCGGCCATCCACCACCTCCTGGCGGAGCCCCTCGGGCTCACCGGGTGGTCGGAGGGCGTCGTCGACGCGGTCGCGTTCGTGATCGCCCTGCTGGCCGTGTCGTACCTCCACGTCGTGTTCGGCGAGATGGTGCCGAAGAACCTCGCGTTCTCGGTGCCCGACCGTGCGGTGCTCATGCTCGCGACGCCCCTGGTGTGGGTGTCGAAGGTCTTCCACCCCGTGATCGTCACGCTGAACTGGATCGCGAACCACGTGGTGCGCCTGTTCCGCGTCGAGCCGAAGGACGAGGCCGCCTCGACCTTCACCCTCGAGGAGGTCGCCACGATCGTGAACCAGTCGCGCATCGAGGGCGTCCTCGACGACGTCGCCGGGACGGTCGCGGCGGCGGTCGAGTTCACCGACAAGAAGGCCGGCGACATCGCGGTGCCGCTCGCCGATCTCGTGACCCTTCCCGCGACGACGACGCCGGACAGGATCGAGCGAGCCGTCGCGAAGCACGGCTTCTCGCGGTACGTGATCGTCGATGCCGCGGGCGCACCCCTGGGGTACGTGCACCTCAAGGACATCCTGCAGGCCGCGGAGGGAGCGGATGCCGAGGCCGCCGTCGCGCGCCCGATCCCGTCGAAGCGCATCCACCACATGGTGCCGGTGCTCGAGACGACCGATCTCGAGGACGCGCTCGCGGTGATGCGCCGTGCGGGGCGCCATCTCGCACAGGTGCGCGACTCCGAAGGACGCACGACCGCGGTGCTGTTCCTCGAGGACATCATCGAGGAGCTGATCGGCGAGGTGCAGGACGCGACCCGTCGCGGCCTTCGCTGA
- a CDS encoding glycosyltransferase 87 family protein, protein MSRRAGLWIAFVFVHLIVAVLGFVLPNLPMGDVYLVYEPWARSAASGTAIMGVTEPWVYPQLALAPMMLALGIAWVAGYTVAWALVVIVANALAFALLVGRGRSTGRTLAAAFWLAFILLLGPVGMYRLDGVTVSLALAGSLWLVGRPLLAAILLSVATWMKVWPAALLAAAVIAVRRRLVVLGGALIVSAVTVALVASAGGAAHVLGFVEGQTGRGLQLEAPVTAWHLWQAVAGVDGAFVYYDSDILTFQVTGANVDAVIAVMTPLLALAVLAIAALGAVKAGRGAGFAVLFPPLALALVLAFIVFNKVGSPQFLAWIIAPVALGLVIDRRRWRWPAVGALAAALLTQFVYPLLYDRLIVADAFAAGVLTLRNVLLIALLVWAIVRVARVPGRLRRPAPSLT, encoded by the coding sequence GTGTCGAGGCGCGCGGGGCTGTGGATCGCGTTCGTGTTCGTCCACCTGATCGTCGCGGTGCTCGGCTTCGTCCTGCCGAACCTGCCGATGGGCGACGTGTACCTCGTCTACGAGCCGTGGGCGCGCAGCGCGGCGTCGGGGACGGCGATCATGGGCGTCACCGAGCCGTGGGTGTACCCCCAGCTCGCCCTGGCGCCGATGATGCTCGCGCTGGGCATCGCCTGGGTCGCCGGGTACACGGTCGCGTGGGCGCTCGTCGTCATCGTGGCCAACGCCCTCGCGTTCGCGCTGCTCGTCGGTCGGGGGCGCTCGACCGGTCGCACGCTGGCGGCGGCGTTCTGGCTCGCGTTCATCCTGCTGCTCGGCCCGGTCGGCATGTACCGGCTCGACGGGGTCACCGTGTCGCTCGCGCTCGCGGGCTCGCTGTGGCTCGTCGGCCGCCCCCTCCTGGCCGCGATCCTGCTGTCGGTGGCCACGTGGATGAAGGTGTGGCCGGCGGCCCTCCTCGCCGCGGCGGTCATCGCCGTCCGCCGGCGGCTCGTCGTACTCGGGGGTGCGCTCATCGTCAGCGCGGTCACGGTCGCCCTGGTCGCCTCGGCGGGCGGGGCGGCGCACGTCCTCGGGTTCGTGGAGGGGCAGACGGGCCGTGGCCTGCAGCTCGAGGCGCCGGTGACGGCGTGGCACCTCTGGCAGGCGGTGGCGGGCGTGGACGGCGCATTCGTCTACTACGACTCCGACATCCTCACCTTCCAGGTCACCGGCGCGAACGTCGACGCGGTCATCGCCGTCATGACTCCGCTCCTCGCGCTGGCGGTCCTGGCGATCGCTGCGCTCGGCGCTGTGAAGGCAGGGCGCGGAGCAGGTTTCGCCGTGCTCTTCCCGCCGCTCGCGCTGGCGCTCGTGCTCGCGTTCATCGTCTTCAACAAGGTCGGATCGCCGCAGTTCCTCGCGTGGATCATCGCCCCCGTCGCGCTCGGGCTGGTCATCGACCGGCGTCGCTGGCGGTGGCCGGCCGTCGGCGCGCTCGCGGCTGCGCTGCTCACCCAGTTCGTCTACCCGTTGCTGTACGACCGGCTGATCGTGGCGGATGCCTTCGCGGCGGGCGTGCTGACGCTCCGCAACGTGCTGCTGATCGCGCTGCTCGTCTGGGCGATCGTGCGCGTCGCCCGCGTGCCGGGGCGGCTGCGGCGTCCCGCGCCTTCTCTCACCTGA